In the Candidatus Polarisedimenticolaceae bacterium genome, GAACTGACCGTCCTTCGTCAGCGGGTCGATGTTGCGCCAGAAGACCCCGAGGAGCTCGTCGTACGAGACCTTCTTCGGGTCGAAGACCACTTCGATCGCCTCCGCGTGGCCGGTGCCGCCGGCGCCGACCTCCTCGTAGGTGGGGGCGTCCTTGGTGCCCCCGATGTACCCGGAGGTCACCGAGAGCACGCCGTCGAGCGCCTCGAACGGGGGCTCCATGCACCAGAAGCAGCCCCCGGCGAAGGTGGCCTTCTGGAGGCCAGCGGCGGCGGGAGGGGTCGCGACCGTGGCCGCGAGCAGGATCGACGCGAGCAGCACCGGAACCTCCTACTCGTAGCGCAGCGCCTCGATCGGGTCGAGCCGCGAGGCCTTCCGCGCCGGGTAGAACCCGAAGAAGATGCCGATGGCGGCGGCGAAGCCGAACGCGGTCGCGACCGACCTCGGGTCGATCAGGACCGGCCAGCCGGCCTTCGTCGCGATGATCTGCGAGGCCGACACGCCCAGCGCGACGCCGATCGCCCCGCCGACGACCGACAGGGTGATCGCTTCGATCAGGAACTGGAAGAGCACGTGCCGGCCCTTGGCGCCGATCGCCATGCGGATCCCGATCTCCCGCGTCCTCTCCGTCACCGACACCAGCATGATGTTCATGATTCCGATGCCGCCGACCAGCAGCGAGATAGCCGCCACCGACGCGAGGAGCATCGAGAGGGTCCTGGACATCTGGTTGGCCTGGGAGGCGATCTCCTCCTGGGAGCGCATGGAGAAGGGGGCCTCGCCGCCGGGAGGAACGCGGAAACGCTGGCGGAGGAGGGCGTCGATCTCCTCCATGGCGACCGGGACGAGCTCGGGGGACTTCGCGGAGGCCTGGATCATCCCGATGCGGTCGCGGCCCACCAGGCGCTTCATGACGGTCGTGTAGGGCACGACGACCTGGTCGTCCTGGTCGGATCCCATCATGTTGCCGCCCTTCTTCTCGAGGACGCCCACGACCTTGAAGGGGACGTTCTTGATCCGGACGGTGTTGCCGACGGCACCGCCGTCGGGGAAGAGGGCCTGGGCGACCGTCTTCCCGAGGACCACGACCTGCGCGCCACCGCGCACCTCGGTCTCG is a window encoding:
- the msrA gene encoding peptide-methionine (S)-S-oxide reductase MsrA, whose product is MLLASILLAATVATPPAAAGLQKATFAGGCFWCMEPPFEALDGVLSVTSGYIGGTKDAPTYEEVGAGGTGHAEAIEVVFDPKKVSYDELLGVFWRNIDPLTKDGQFCDFGRQYRTAIFFHDDAQRAAAEGSKRKLEASKRFKQPIVTEIVKAGTFWAAEDYHQDYYKVNPIRYKFYRYNCGRDARLKELWGSEAGSH
- a CDS encoding ABC transporter permease — translated: MRSGLLRTGNIVRVGLKAILRNKMRSVLTMLGIVIGVACVIAMNAVGSGASRSIQDNISSLGTNFIMIFPGATTQSGARIHTGESSLKADDVQAIREECPSVAYVSPGLRTAGQVVAGEMNWGTQVFGADVDWIFIRAWNVDEGTFFTETEVRGGAQVVVLGKTVAQALFPDGGAVGNTVRIKNVPFKVVGVLEKKGGNMMGSDQDDQVVVPYTTVMKRLVGRDRIGMIQASAKSPELVPVAMEEIDALLRQRFRVPPGGEAPFSMRSQEEIASQANQMSRTLSMLLASVAAISLLVGGIGIMNIMLVSVTERTREIGIRMAIGAKGRHVLFQFLIEAITLSVVGGAIGVALGVSASQIIATKAGWPVLIDPRSVATAFGFAAAIGIFFGFYPARKASRLDPIEALRYE